A genomic window from Silene latifolia isolate original U9 population chromosome 11, ASM4854445v1, whole genome shotgun sequence includes:
- the LOC141613039 gene encoding uncharacterized protein LOC141613039, translating into MTTGETGKGGEGKKGNGSKTIEQIAPSSPLYLHPSDSPNLTLTNIVFNGENYDLWADAVRNGLDAKNKLGFVEGIVKKPEAIDGEENLQSVAWRQCNAMVKAWLRNVIETRLHPSITFSGTVMEIWKELKERYSTGNAPRVHQLKGELNECKQTKNQSVVEYYTRLKAIWDELGNYSHAPQCTVRKQALTKEREEEKVHQFLMGLDTSLYGNIRTNLLMEDEITSLSRAYALVLREERHRSVTKPKEEVNDAAMAMRTNSRESRGRGKETEDLEPPRCTACNKWYHTEENCWEKYPEKAPTRGRGRGRQGGRGYGRGGRGQGGAYQA; encoded by the coding sequence atgACGACTGGAGAAACAGGAAAGGGAGGCGAAGGAAAGAAAGGAAACGGTAGCAAGACAATTGAACAGATTGCTCCGTCCTCGCCACTTTATTTACACCCATCCGACAGTCCGAATTTGACATTGACAAACATAGTTTTTAATGGTGAAAATTATGATCTTTGGGCCGATGCAGTCCGAAACGGCCTCGACGCCAAGAACAAATTGGGGTTCGTCGAAGGAATTGTGAAGAAACCGGAAGCCATCGACGGAGAAGAAAATCTTCAATCAGTCGCGTGGCGCCAATGTAACGCCATGGTAAAGGCGTGGTTGAGGAATGTGATTGAAACTAGGCTTCATCCTAGCATCACTTTCTCGGGAACCGTAATGGAGATTTGGAAAGAACTTAAGGAGCGTTATTCGACTGGTAATGCACCCCGTGTACACCAGTTGAAGGGCGAATTGAACGAATGCAAACAGACAAAGAATCAATCGGTTGTCGAATACTACACTCGGTTGAAAGCAATTTGGGATGAACTGGGGAACTACAGTCACGCCCCTCAGTGTACTGTGCGCAAGCAAGCATTGACCAAAGAGAGAGAGGAGGAAAAAGTTCACCAATTTCTTATGGGGCTTGACACGAGTCTCTATGGCAACATTCGCACGAACCTACTTATGGAGGACGAAATCACGTCTCTTAGCAGAGCCTATGCTCTAGTGTTAAGGGAAGAAAGACATAGGAGTGTGACAAAGCCAAAGGAGGAGGTCAATGATGCAGCTATGGCGATGAGAACCAATTCGAGGGAAAGTCGAGGCCGCGGCAAAGAGACAGAGGACTTAGAACCTCCACGATGTACGGCCTGCAACAAGTGGTACCACACGGAGGAAAATTGTTGGGAAAAATATCCTGAGAAAGCGCCAACAAGAGGTCGAGGTCGAGGTCGACAAGGAGGACGCGGCTATGGTCGTGGAGGCAGAGGACAAGGAGGTGCATACCAGGCCTAA